One genomic region from Pongo abelii isolate AG06213 chromosome 4, NHGRI_mPonAbe1-v2.0_pri, whole genome shotgun sequence encodes:
- the PCDHGB3 gene encoding protocadherin gamma-B3, with the protein MGNSPGWRGPAGRRRMLFLFLLSLLGQALSEPIRYAIPEELDRGSLVGNLVKDLGFGVGDLPTRNLRVIAEKKFFTVSPENGNLLVSDRIDREEICGKKSSCILEFEMVAEKPLNFFHVTVLIQDINDNPPTFSQNITELEISELALTGATFALESAQDPDVGVNSLQQYYLSPDPHFSLIQKENLDGSRYPELVLKAPLDREEQPHHHLVLTAVDGGQPSRNCTTQIRVIVADANDNPPVFTQDMYRVNVAENLPAGSSVLKVMAIDMDEGINAEIIYAFINIGKEVRQLFKLDSKTGELTTIGELDFEERDSYTIGVEAKDGGHHTAYCKVQIDISDENDNAPEITLASESQHIQEDAELGTAIALIKTHDLDSGFNGEILCQLKGKFPFKIVQDTKNTYRLVTDGALDREQIPEYNVTITATDKGNPPLSSSKTITLHILDVNDNVPVFHQASYTVHVAENNPPGASIAHVSASDPDLGPNGLVSYYIVASDLEPRELSSYVSVSAQSGVVFAQRAFDHEQLRAFELTLQARDQGSPTLSANVSLCVLVDDRNDNSPRVLYPALGPDGSALFDMVPRAAEPGYLVTKVVAVDADSGYNAWLSYHILQGSEPRLFSLGLRTGEVRTARTLGDREAARQRLLVTVRDGGQPPLSATVTLHLIFADSLQEIQPDLSDRPTPSDPQEELQFHLVVALALISVLFLLAVILAISLRLRRSSRPATEGYFQPGLCSKTVPGVLPTYSERTLPYSYNLCAASHSSNTEFKFLNIKAENSAPQDLLCDEAPWFESNDNPEMPSNSGNLQKVSFFKPFLP; encoded by the coding sequence ATGGGAAATAGCCCCGGATGGAGGGGCCCAGCAGGGCGGAGGCGAATGCTATTTCTCTTCCTGCTCTCTTTGTTAGGCCAGGCGCTCTCCGAACCGATCCGCTACGCTATTCCCGAGGAGCTGGACAGGGGCTCGCTGGTAGGGAACCTCGTCAAGGACCTGGGGTTTGGCGTGGGGGATTTACCTACTCGGAACCTGCGGGTTATTGCAGAGAAGAAATTTTTTACCGTGAGCCCCGAAAATGGGAACTTACTTGTGAGCGACCGTATAGACCGAGAGGAGATTTGTGGCAAGAAGTCGTCGTGTATTCTGGAATTTGAAATGGTTGCCGAAAAGCCTTTAAACTTTTTTCATGTAACTGTGCTGATCCAGGATATTAACGACAACCCACCGACCTTTAGCCAAAATATCACTGAACTGGAAATCAGCGAACTGGCGCTCACTGGAGCCACATTTGCCCTGGAATCTGCGCAAGATCCTGATGTAGGTGTCAATTCGCTGCAGCAGTACTACCTCAGCCCTGATCCGCACTTCTCTTTGATTCAGAAGGAGAACCTGGATGGCAGTAGGTACCCAGAGCTAGTACTGAAAGCACCCCTGGACAGGGAAGAGCAGCCACATCACCACCTGGTCCTCACAGCTGTGGATGGGGGCCAGCCCTCCAGAAACTGTACCACCCAGATCAGGGTAATTGTCGCAGACGCAAATGATAACCCCCCAGTATTTACTCAGGACATGTACAGGGTCAATGTTGCAGAGAACCTGCCCGCTGGCTCCTCGGTATTAAAAGTGATGGCCATTGACATGGATGAGGGCATCAATGCCGAAATCATCTATGCCTTCATCAATATTGGTAAGGAAGTGAGACAACTGTTCAAGCTGGACAGTAAAACGGGGGAACTCACCACTATTGGAGAACTGGACTTTGAAGAGAGAGATAGCTACACAATTGGTGTGGAAGCAAAGGATGGTGGACATCACACTGCATATTGTAAAGTACAGATTGATATTTCAGATGAAAATGACAATGCCCCGGAGATAACCCTGGCTTCTGAATCCCAACATATACAAGAAGATGCTGAGCTGGGAACTGCTATTGCCCTGATCAAAACACATGATCTAGATTCTGGATTTAATGGAGAAATCCTATGCCAACTAAAAGGAAAGTTCCCCTTTAAAATCGTTCAAGATACCAAAAACACATACAGGTTGGTGACAGATGGAGCCCTGGACCGGGAGCAGATCCCAGAATACAATGTGACGATCACAGCTACCGACAAAGGCAATCCACCGCTCTCCTCCAGCAAGACCATCACTCTGCACATCCTTGACGTCAACGACAACGTTCCGGTTTTCCACCAGGCCTCCTACACGGTGCATGTAGCTGAGAACAATCCGCCTGGAGCCTCCATTGCGCATGTCAGCGCCTCGGATCCCGACTTGGGACCTAATGGCCTTGTCTCCTACTATATCGTGGCCAGTGACCTGGAGCCTCGGGAGCTGTCGTCCTATGTGTCCGTGAGCGCGCAGAGCGGGGTGGTGTTCGCGCAGCGAGCCTTCGACCACGAGCAGCTGCGCGCCTTCGAGCTCACTCTGCAGGCCCGCGACCAGGGCTCGCCTACGCTCAGCGCCAACGTGAGCCTGTGCGTGTTAGTGGACGACCGCAACGACAATTCACCGCGGGTGCTGTACCCAGCTCTGGGGCCCGACGGCTCCGCGCTCTTCGATATGGTGCCGCGCGCTGCAGAGCCTGGCTACCTGGTGACCAAGGTGGTGGCGGTGGACGCAGACTCGGGATACAACGCCTGGCTGTCCTACCACATTCTGCAGGGTAGCGAGCCCAGGCTGTTCAGCCTGGGGCTGCGCACGGGTGAGGTGCGCACGGCGCGTACTTTGGGCGACAGGGAGGCCGCCCGCCAGCGCCTGCTGGTCACTGTGCGTGATGGAGGACAGCCGCCTCTTTCAGCCACCGTCACGCTGCACCTAATCTTCGCAGATAGCTTGCAAGAGATACAACCTGACCTTAGCGACCGCCCCACTCCCTCTGACCCTCAGGAGGAGCTACAGTTTCACCTAGTAGTGGCGTTGGCCTTGATCTCAGTGCTTTTCCTCCTCGCGGTGATTCTGGCAATCTCCCTGCGCCTGCGACGCTCCTCCAGACCCGCCACTGAGGGCTACTTTCAGCCTGGTCTCTGCTCCAAGACTGTACCTGGAGTTCTCCCCACCTACAGCGAAAGGACTTTGCCTTATTCCTACAATCTGTGTGCTGCCTCACATTCCTCAAACACCGAGTTTAAATTTCTCAATATAAAGGCTGAAAATTCTGCACCACAAGATCTTCTATGTGATGAAGCGCCTTGGTTTGAAAGTAATGACAATCCAGAAATGCCTTCTAATTCAGGCAATTTGCAAAAGGTGAGTTTCTTCAAACCTTTCCTTCCATAA